The Syntrophomonadaceae bacterium genome contains the following window.
CCGCCACTATCCAGGAGACAAGAAACCAGTCGCATGAAGCAGCTCTTCTCCTAATTGAAATTGGCCAATAACCAATCTCTTTCCTTGCTCCCTGCTTCTCGTTTCTTGCCTCCTGAACCGTTCGACTTGCATGTGTTAGGCACGCCGCCAGCGTTCGTCCTGAGCCAGGATCAAACTCTCCGTAATTTCTATACGAAAAGCTCTTCTCAAAGCTCTCTTTTCCTCTTATCTCTTAATTAATGTTCATTAAAATGTTCATTAATTAAATTAAACGAGGTCTTACTTCTTAACTTCTATGCTGATAACTAACCAAAAGACTTTTGGCCTCTCGCCTACCATCAGCACTTCTGTCAGGCATGTGCTTATTATCACCACTGTTCAGTTTTCAAAGACCTGCTTTTTCTGCCTTGTCTCCTGACCTCAGGCTCTTATCCGCCCCGGCCAGCCTCTCTTTAGGCGACGTCTCCTATACTACCACGCCTGCCTCTTTTGTGTCAACTGCCTTTTTCTTCCCTCCTCACCAGCTTCCATATAACTGGCGAGTGACACTCCGATAATATACCATGCTCCCCTCAAGTATGTCAACTGGTTTCTTCTCAAATCTTTTTCCAATCTTCCTCCTGCTTAATAGGGAGCAAAAAATACTATACCACAGGATATGAATATAGTCAACAGCAGATGCCGCCGTGTAAAAAATCTGTGCAAAAGTTCGCCTGAACTATTCCGGCTTGTGTGACCATCTGTGGCGGGCGGCTCGTCATCATCTTGAAAAATATAAGCGCCCCACCTTCTTCCGGTCAAGGGGAGGGTGGGGCGGAGTAATTTAAAGGATAAAAGAGAGAGGCAGATGCTATTCTATTGTAGGCGAAGGCCCGCTGGCGGCTGAAGTCTGGTCCGGTTTGGCAACTAATCCTAGTTTGTTTATGCTTTCCAGGATCAACCTTAAACAATAAACCCCCAAACCTAATGGGATCAGCGCTCTTATCGGCCAGGTCAAATAAAGCCCCGGTGCCATCGTCGTATCGCCGAGGTAAAATGCCCGGATGGCTCCCAGAGTAGTCTGCCAGACTAAGAGCGCCAGTACAATTATCTCCAGCAGGGTATAAACCAAGTTTACTTTCAGCGCTTTCTTGGGTTTCAATTTTGAAATAAAAAGCATCATTTTAATTTGACCATCGTCTTTCTGGAGTGAGGAGAGGGCAAGATAGGTTGTTCCTATCATCAAAAGCCCGGTCAGCGTAAAGGTGTCGTCAAAGATGGCTGGCATGCCAACGCGTGTCAGGATTTCAGATAGCATCACGACCGCCATGAAGGTTGCCGATGCAACACCAAGGTAAGTGCATATTGATTCGATATAACCAAGCGTTTTTATCCTAATCACCTCTTTATGTAATTGGTGCTTTAAACTACCCGTAAAGAAGACGAAGAGAGACCGGGAATTTTGCAAGAGTTACATCATCTTTGCCGGCAGATACAATGACAGGATCGGGAAGGCAATCAATATAAATAAGGTTATAAAATCTAAGACTAAAAAGCGCGCGGATCCCCTGAAAACAGTATCGAGGGGAACCTCTTTCGGCATGATACCGCCTATAATAAAGCAGTTGATGCCCACAGGAGGGGTAATCATACCCATTTCTATTGTTTTAATGACCAGGATACCAAACCAGATGGGATGAATGCCCAGCATCTCTATTGTCGGATAGACTATTGGCACAGCGATCATCAAGAGGGCCAGCGGCGGAATGAAACACCCCAGAACCATGAATATCAGGAGAATACAAAGCAGGATACCTGTTTCCGGCAGTGGCAAAGCGAGCATCCACTCTGTAAACACATAGGGTAGCCTGCTGTGGGCAAGAAAACGGACAAAAAACATGGAGCCGAGGTAGATAATAAAAATGGAGGCTGTTGTCTTAACCGTGTCCAGGACGCTGTCGCGCAGTTTGGAGGCGGTTACTGAGCGGTTCAGCAGCCCCAGCAGGATCACCGCAAAAACGCCGGCTGCTCCGGCTTCGTTGGGGGTAAAGATGCCTAAATAAATACCTCCGATGATCAGAACTATGACCAGTCCGGTAGGCCAGGCCCTGGATGTAATTTTCAGCTCTCCCCAAAAATTTTCTCTGACGACAGGTCTGGTAGGCGGGACCTTATCCGGGTTTTTCAGGGCCCAAACGTACATATAGCCAAAATAGATGGCTGCTGAAATTATGCCGGGAATTATCGCCGCTATGAAGAGTTCCCCGATCGACTGGAAAGTAAGGAAACCGTAAATAACGAGGTGCGCGCTGGGCGGGATCAGCGAGGCAAAAGTGCTGGAGGCAGCAATGGTGCCGGCCGAAACACTCTTATCATAACCGGCTTTAACCATTGCGGGGAGAGCCATCTTGCCTATGACAGCCGATGAGGCCATCCCGGAACCGCTGATCGCCGCAAAGATGGCGGAAACCGTGATCACAGTCATCAACATTCCGCCCTTTAAAGAAGAAAGATATCTTTGCGCCGCATTGAACAGCTCCCGGCTGAAACCAAATTGGTGGAACAGTTCGCCCATTAAAATAAATAAAGGTATTACAGCAAGCCCGTACCTTGCCAGATCATTATAGGGCAGGTTTCTTATGGAAACAAGAGCCAGCTCAAGGTCTCTGATGATAATAATGCCAACTAAACTGACAATAGTTAAAGCCAACCAGACTTTCATGCCTAAGACAACAAGCGCAATCAGAACTACAATGCCGAGCAGTCCAATAAAAACCGGGTCCATCTGACCATTCCTTTCAGTTTAAATTAGTTGCTTCAGTTATAGAGCTAATATGCATGACCCAACACTTTGGAAGAAACTTTGGCTAAACAGCAGTGCACCCTTTTTACGCTATACTACAAGCGGGACAAGGGAAAGCACCCTTGTCCCGCTAGTCCTGCTCTGATCCTGCTACCGCCGTTCTGGCCACCATTTTGCCGCCCATGGGTCATTAGCTTCGTGCTTCCTGACCAGCTCGACCCAAAGATCGAATATTTTCCGCGCCTCTACGTAACCATCATTTTCCATTTCTACAATCCAATCTTCCCATGTTGCTTTAGCCAATTCCTGGAGACGGGCTATTTCATTATCCGGAAGCCGGGTGACCTTGACACCGGCTGCCTCAAAGGTTTTTTTAGTAGCCATATTGATCTCATGATAAACTTCAAAATTGGTTGTAACGGCTTCTTGCGAAACTTCCAGCATGATCTGCTGGATATCTGCCGGAAGCGCGTTCCAGGTATCCAGGTTCATAGTGACTAAACCAAAGAAGAAACCCAGGTTTCCCGACAGGGTAAGGTTTGGAGCAAGTTCATGAATTTTGCGCTCTGCGAAGGTATCGACAGGGAAAACAGCGCCATCGACAATGCCCCGCTCTATAGACGTATAGACATCCGGCCCTGGTATAGCGCTTACCTTGGCGCCAAGCTTATTCAGCATGACCGCCGCCGAGCCGATAGCCCTGATCGGGAAGCCGCGCAAATTATCAATACTGGTGATGGGTCTTTCAGTCATCATCTCAAAAGCATCCATGGAGCCAGGGAAAAGCAGTTTTTGATTCCATCTCTCTTCCAGCTCGGCAATCATTGACGGATGCTTGGCCAGTTCGACCAGGGCCATATTGTGCGCATAGATACTGTCAGTGATACCGGGCAGCAAGGCAACTGACCAGAGAGGAATTTTCCCCGGGGTATGCGTGGGAGAAACCATCCCCATGTCGAACACCCCTTGTTGAATATTGTCAGGCTGTTCCTCCCAGTCACCCATCGGGCCACCCGTTATTATTTCAACTTCGACACGGCCGTTGGTGCGTACAGGGACCTCTTTTTGAAAATATTCCATCCCTTTTTTGAAGGTCAGAAT
Protein-coding sequences here:
- a CDS encoding TRAP transporter small permease → MQNSRSLFVFFTGSLKHQLHKEVIRIKTLGYIESICTYLGVASATFMAVVMLSEILTRVGMPAIFDDTFTLTGLLMIGTTYLALSSLQKDDGQIKMMLFISKLKPKKALKVNLVYTLLEIIVLALLVWQTTLGAIRAFYLGDTTMAPGLYLTWPIRALIPLGLGVYCLRLILESINKLGLVAKPDQTSAASGPSPTIE
- the dctP gene encoding TRAP transporter substrate-binding protein DctP; the protein is MDKKPGILLLIGLLVFSLAFFTTGCQAPATGPQPAKPEVIKITIHDPSTILTFKKGMEYFQKEVPVRTNGRVEVEIITGGPMGDWEEQPDNIQQGVFDMGMVSPTHTPGKIPLWSVALLPGITDSIYAHNMALVELAKHPSMIAELEERWNQKLLFPGSMDAFEMMTERPITSIDNLRGFPIRAIGSAAVMLNKLGAKVSAIPGPDVYTSIERGIVDGAVFPVDTFAERKIHELAPNLTLSGNLGFFFGLVTMNLDTWNALPADIQQIMLEVSQEAVTTNFEVYHEINMATKKTFEAAGVKVTRLPDNEIARLQELAKATWEDWIVEMENDGYVEARKIFDLWVELVRKHEANDPWAAKWWPERR
- a CDS encoding TRAP transporter large permease — protein: MDPVFIGLLGIVVLIALVVLGMKVWLALTIVSLVGIIIIRDLELALVSIRNLPYNDLARYGLAVIPLFILMGELFHQFGFSRELFNAAQRYLSSLKGGMLMTVITVSAIFAAISGSGMASSAVIGKMALPAMVKAGYDKSVSAGTIAASSTFASLIPPSAHLVIYGFLTFQSIGELFIAAIIPGIISAAIYFGYMYVWALKNPDKVPPTRPVVRENFWGELKITSRAWPTGLVIVLIIGGIYLGIFTPNEAGAAGVFAVILLGLLNRSVTASKLRDSVLDTVKTTASIFIIYLGSMFFVRFLAHSRLPYVFTEWMLALPLPETGILLCILLIFMVLGCFIPPLALLMIAVPIVYPTIEMLGIHPIWFGILVIKTIEMGMITPPVGINCFIIGGIMPKEVPLDTVFRGSARFLVLDFITLFILIAFPILSLYLPAKMM